Within the Medicago truncatula cultivar Jemalong A17 chromosome 4, MtrunA17r5.0-ANR, whole genome shotgun sequence genome, the region AAATGCTACAGTTTGGTTGATAAGATTACCCCTGAACCATATACCCGTGTCAATCAACTCAACAAAAAAGAACATAGATAGTCCTCAGTTGCCAATAATTTAAACCATTTGTAAATTAAAACATTTGTTACCCTCAATTAAAAACTGCCACACAGAAAGACTAATGAAAAAAAAGGTGATAGTCTAGAGTCCCTTTAAAGGGGCAGAGTCATTATTGGTTAGACCCTTCCACTATTACTTTCTGAATAAAGCAATGCATCCAGAAAGTGGGAGACTTGAAAGTACTTAAGAATGAATGTATGTTGTAAGTATTGCAAATTACCTGTCCATATAGAGTTGATCCAATTCCGCCTGAATGCTGATGAGCAACAGCATAGACAACATAGCCACCAGTTTGTAGTGGGAGACTTGTCCTCATCACATGAACACAACCATTTCTCAAATTATGATCTGTGGTACAAGATTCAACTTGATACTCAACCTGAAACAAAAAATCCATGTTGCTCACTAAACACCCAACAAAGTAATGGACTAGTTTTGTGTTTTAGAGTTAAATTGAGAGAAACAAACTATGGATACGGATTCGCTAGTCAAGAGACTCTACATTCACGCAATCAGCACATCAGCAATCATTAGACTATGATCGGACGGTCCTAGATTCCAAGTTAGGTATCTTGGAttttaaaacaatcaaaatcaGTACATTGCTGTGTGAATGCAGGGTATTCTCCCAACTACATGGAATCCATTTCCACAAACTACTAGTTTCTTGATGAATTCATTTACCTTGCAATCATGATCCGAGTTCAATCCTTTTGAATCATCTGATGGTTTCAAACTATCAGtaacatcaattatatatatcttCACAGGCACAATAAAATCATCCCAATCGACCCATTTTACAGTGTATCTTAGATAGAGACTTCTCTTTGGCCCCTCAAAACCTTCCTTCAATTTACACTGTGTataatcataacaacataacaaaccTCCTTCATAATCTGACCTAATAGACCTTCCATATTCATCCACTGTAACATTATAAAGCTCACACTTACACTCGGTGCACCCTAACTTATCCTCTGCGCCGCGCGTATCGATGGCATGAACATTAACCAACCATTTCTCCTCAAACCCTTCTGGAATCTCTTCAGGATTACCTATCTCTATACCAAAAGGATCCGGAATATCTGTTGCTGTTCCTCGTGTTTCGGATCCAAGGCCAAAGTACTGTGGAATGACATTTTCTTGACATATGCCACTGTTTCTCACAAGAACATGATCAGCAGAGTTTTGAAGCATCCTGTGGCTATCATTTTCTGTGTGTGTaacatgttttctttgatgataTCTTCCAACAGCCCAATGATGAAGATAAGTTTCATGGAGGGGTATAGGATtaccatcttcatcaacaacttcaGCATTGAAACTCTTGAGTGCTACATGACCTCTTGgaaaatcaatatcataataatatctATTGATAACTGATCCAGGTCCTAGCTCGAATTTCGGGGACAAAAATACAGCTGATTTGATCTTATTTTCAGTCTTCAAAAAAGAAGTTGAGAATGATGGTGTGCTAAAGAACAGCACAAGTATTGCTAGTGAAAATACAAAATGTCCACATACAAACCACATGTTGATCTGTGACAAAAATGTTTATTagtatttcataaaattgaatgaCTTGTGAACCAAGTGATTGACTGAGtgacacattatttttttaacagacatgACTTACCTTCTGGATTACAAAGGCCTCTACCCTAGAAACCGGAGGGTTAACacgaaaattattttattttactaactaGATAATAGTAGTAATACAGAATAAAAGAGTAATTTTgaagaacataaaaaaacaacagGATTGCGTACCTGAAAAGAGAGAGGCTGGAATGACGAGAAATTTAGAGAGTATCGTTATGATATGTATGGAATGTGTAGAGAGGCAGCCACCGTCCTCACATGAGAACGTTTTTCACAtcctttcatttttctttattattatgTAAACAAAAGGGAAAGTAAAGTCCTAATTAGCTACTCtcgttttttttgttctttattgAATTCGATGCATTCACATTTGGGACACCGCGTGGCTTCAACtcaaatttattaatataatgatgaaacataaattaattttta harbors:
- the LOC25493376 gene encoding uncharacterized protein, whose translation is MWFVCGHFVFSLAILVLFFSTPSFSTSFLKTENKIKSAVFLSPKFELGPGSVINRYYYDIDFPRGHVALKSFNAEVVDEDGNPIPLHETYLHHWAVGRYHQRKHVTHTENDSHRMLQNSADHVLVRNSGICQENVIPQYFGLGSETRGTATDIPDPFGIEIGNPEEIPEGFEEKWLVNVHAIDTRGAEDKLGCTECKCELYNVTVDEYGRSIRSDYEGGLLCCYDYTQCKLKEGFEGPKRSLYLRYTVKWVDWDDFIVPVKIYIIDVTDSLKPSDDSKGLNSDHDCKVEYQVESCTTDHNLRNGCVHVMRTSLPLQTGGYVVYAVAHQHSGGIGSTLYGQDGRVICSSIPSYGTGNEAGNEANYIVGMSTCYPKPGSVKIIDGETLTLVSNYSNSKEHTGVMGLFYLLVAEQLPYQHFRHSTRSSFFMDINNMLLDN